A window of the Synechococcus sp. JA-3-3Ab genome harbors these coding sequences:
- a CDS encoding DUF427 domain-containing protein: MRPRPIPPRPGQESVWDYPRPPRLEPTAERVEVFFNGELIAHSCRCYRILETSHPPTYYIPPADVRLEYLRPSARTSFCEFKGSARYWTVQVGSQVAVDAAWSYPDPSPEFWPIRDHLAFYAGRVQECRVDGERVRPQPGDFYGGWITSKVVGPFKGEPGSWDW, from the coding sequence ATGCGCCCCCGGCCCATCCCGCCCCGGCCCGGACAAGAATCCGTCTGGGACTACCCGCGCCCGCCCCGCCTGGAGCCAACCGCCGAGCGGGTGGAAGTTTTCTTTAATGGCGAGCTCATCGCCCACAGCTGCCGCTGCTACCGCATCCTGGAAACCAGCCACCCGCCCACCTACTACATCCCCCCCGCCGATGTGCGGCTGGAGTATCTCCGCCCCAGCGCCCGCACCTCCTTCTGCGAGTTCAAAGGATCTGCCCGCTACTGGACGGTGCAAGTTGGATCCCAGGTGGCCGTGGATGCCGCCTGGAGCTATCCGGATCCCAGCCCGGAGTTTTGGCCCATCCGCGACCACCTCGCTTTTTATGCGGGCCGCGTGCAGGAGTGCCGGGTGGATGGAGAACGAGTCCGGCCCCAGCCGGGAGATTTCTACGGCGGCTGGATTACCTCCAAGGTCGTAGGCCCCTTCAAGGGGGAGCCGGGGAGCTGGGACTGGTAG
- a CDS encoding SH3 domain-containing protein, producing MSKDALTRAGKRTKAMTVRVPLDYYRVLMLSPRADEHQIEQAYRERLDPKPGERSWLLGFSPQAVEARAQLIQEAASVLLNPEARQNYDEHLTPADPTLTVEEPLLPGVLCLYCEVGEYQAALDLAQQMLEQGHPARSDAILARAIARLELGREAWQQGSYEEAARSLQAGLAELEEYQAFPQLQAELRLDLGKLRPYRILQLLSLETSAPAQIGKEALADPVLARQQGLALLKAMLDERGGIEGSGQDGSGLSTEDFLRFIQRVRRHLTLQEQQELFEREAERPSLVAAYLAVQVLLAAGYLEKRPALVRRARGYLARLAQRQDVHLEQAICSLLLGQTEEALDHLRSSQETEALQFIEEHSAGSPDHLPGLCRFTERWFQEEVFPEFRGLETAQATLQAYFDNPQVQAYLDEMPSRESSPAGTLSPPSFHPAPHLPAMVGGPRLTEQTQESPRPPAPFPRGGTAPPPEPPRMSDLPAYRRGEGPAKPPFEEGIPHAHEWGSQEVERYRRSRLGSRRGRGERPAIPLGIGLAGVVGVGILSLLVIWQMLRSLFTPPAPPLEQPQVQLEQPPVAIDAPGQPEPTPEPELTGPLAEWRGVRQVRVIANEGINIRQQPSLTGAIVGAAPRQALLRVVEVQAGEGQVPVWLRVEREGAPGGWVAAQSGSTRLVERL from the coding sequence GTGTCCAAAGACGCCTTGACGCGAGCAGGAAAGCGGACAAAAGCCATGACGGTGCGGGTGCCCCTCGACTACTACCGGGTTTTGATGCTGTCACCACGGGCGGACGAGCATCAGATCGAGCAGGCCTACCGAGAGCGGCTCGATCCCAAGCCGGGCGAGCGCTCTTGGCTGCTGGGGTTTTCGCCGCAGGCCGTGGAAGCTCGCGCTCAGCTTATTCAAGAGGCAGCCTCGGTGTTGCTTAACCCAGAGGCGCGACAAAACTACGACGAACACCTGACACCGGCGGATCCCACCCTGACGGTGGAAGAGCCCCTCTTGCCAGGAGTGCTGTGTTTGTATTGCGAAGTCGGAGAGTACCAAGCGGCCTTAGATTTGGCTCAACAGATGCTGGAGCAGGGCCACCCTGCCCGTTCTGACGCCATTTTGGCGCGGGCCATCGCCCGGTTGGAGCTGGGCCGGGAAGCCTGGCAACAGGGATCCTACGAAGAGGCGGCGCGCTCTCTGCAGGCGGGCCTGGCGGAGCTGGAGGAGTATCAGGCTTTTCCGCAGCTGCAAGCAGAGCTCCGCCTTGATCTGGGCAAGCTGCGTCCCTACCGCATTTTGCAGCTCCTCAGCCTTGAGACTAGCGCCCCCGCCCAAATCGGCAAAGAGGCGCTTGCCGATCCTGTCCTGGCGCGGCAGCAAGGGCTTGCCCTCCTGAAAGCCATGCTGGACGAGCGGGGTGGCATTGAAGGAAGTGGGCAGGATGGCTCTGGCCTCAGCACAGAAGATTTCTTGCGCTTCATCCAGCGGGTGCGCCGTCACCTTACTCTCCAAGAACAGCAGGAGCTGTTTGAGCGAGAGGCCGAGCGTCCCTCGCTGGTGGCCGCCTACTTGGCCGTGCAGGTGTTGCTGGCAGCAGGCTATCTGGAAAAACGTCCGGCCTTGGTGCGGCGTGCCCGCGGCTACTTGGCCCGCCTGGCCCAGCGGCAGGATGTCCATCTGGAGCAGGCCATCTGCAGCCTGTTGCTGGGGCAGACCGAGGAGGCGCTTGACCATCTGCGCTCCAGCCAAGAAACAGAGGCCCTGCAGTTTATCGAAGAACACTCCGCCGGCTCCCCTGACCATCTGCCGGGTCTGTGCCGCTTCACAGAAAGGTGGTTTCAAGAGGAGGTGTTCCCAGAGTTTCGCGGCCTGGAAACTGCCCAAGCAACCTTGCAAGCTTACTTCGACAACCCCCAGGTTCAGGCTTACCTGGACGAGATGCCCAGTCGCGAGAGCTCGCCGGCGGGGACGCTATCTCCCCCATCTTTCCACCCCGCACCCCATTTGCCTGCTATGGTGGGTGGCCCACGCCTAACTGAGCAAACACAAGAATCGCCTCGCCCGCCCGCCCCCTTTCCGCGGGGAGGGACAGCGCCTCCTCCAGAGCCCCCGCGTATGTCCGATTTGCCCGCCTACCGGCGCGGCGAGGGGCCGGCCAAGCCCCCCTTCGAGGAAGGGATCCCACACGCCCACGAGTGGGGATCGCAGGAGGTGGAGCGTTACCGCCGCAGCCGCCTGGGATCCCGCCGTGGTCGGGGTGAGCGCCCTGCCATTCCCCTCGGCATCGGCTTGGCCGGAGTGGTCGGCGTGGGCATCCTCTCCCTGCTGGTGATCTGGCAGATGCTGAGGAGCCTGTTCACGCCGCCAGCGCCGCCGCTGGAGCAGCCCCAGGTGCAACTGGAGCAGCCGCCGGTTGCCATCGACGCTCCGGGCCAGCCAGAACCCACGCCTGAGCCTGAATTGACCGGCCCTCTGGCCGAGTGGCGGGGTGTGCGACAGGTGCGGGTGATTGCCAATGAGGGCATTAACATTCGCCAGCAGCCCAGCCTGACTGGGGCTATCGTCGGGGCCGCCCCGCGCCAAGCTTTGCTGCGGGTGGTAGAGGTGCAGGCTGGCGAAGGACAGGTGCCTGTCTGGTTGCGCGTTGAGCGAGAGGGGGCCCCAGGGGGATGGGTCGCTGCCCAATCCGGCTCAACCCGTCTGGTGGAGCGACTCTAA
- a CDS encoding anti-sigma factor family protein, protein MTMVRGNLNPDREDSQPELPLVEERFEQLSAYLDGELSPQEARQVEDWLASDPQARQLYSQLAALQAGLANLKAPTLDPGQTELLISRVFEELDRRPALDLSWRRCRGTPWGRVAAAGVALAGAGWAGWRWSHPQPLVSLEEPPVRVAIVPASARVAQRYLFEPGQKQDAYSILFETTPNLGDEVSWE, encoded by the coding sequence ATGACCATGGTTCGCGGCAACCTTAACCCCGACCGCGAGGACTCCCAGCCAGAACTGCCGCTGGTGGAGGAGCGCTTTGAACAGTTGAGCGCCTACCTGGATGGGGAATTGTCGCCCCAAGAGGCGCGGCAGGTGGAAGACTGGCTGGCCAGCGATCCCCAAGCGCGGCAACTGTACAGCCAACTGGCAGCCTTGCAGGCCGGCTTGGCCAACCTCAAGGCCCCAACTTTGGATCCTGGCCAAACAGAGCTGCTGATCAGCCGCGTGTTCGAGGAGCTGGACCGCAGGCCGGCGCTCGATCTGAGCTGGCGGCGGTGCAGGGGCACCCCTTGGGGACGGGTGGCAGCGGCTGGGGTGGCCTTGGCGGGAGCCGGCTGGGCAGGCTGGCGTTGGTCGCATCCCCAGCCGTTGGTGTCGCTAGAGGAGCCGCCGGTGCGGGTGGCCATCGTGCCTGCCTCTGCCCGGGTTGCCCAGCGCTATCTGTTCGAGCCGGGGCAAAAACAAGATGCCTACTCAATTTTGTTTGAGACAACGCCGAACCTCGGCGACGAGGTGAGCTGGGAATGA
- a CDS encoding Crp/Fnr family transcriptional regulator yields MNSDVSAALLSELKAVPTLAQLSAASLQWLGSQVKLRDIPAGQALFMQDAWGSVVYLILAGWAKVRRALRAQDSTKTLALLGPGAWVGEMAVLDEAPRSRDVLALTPLRAAGIPAATFKALMLREPQLCYQLACSLSRRLRLANLQADLDRQSPPLRVVHALVQLAEAFGEKTEQGVRIVYPPLQDLADISQVSREVAAAVLGRLQQQGVIQVLPEHQSLLLVQYAKLVEATRLL; encoded by the coding sequence ATGAATTCTGATGTCTCTGCTGCCCTCCTCTCCGAGCTCAAGGCGGTGCCGACGCTGGCCCAACTCTCAGCAGCCTCTCTGCAATGGTTGGGATCCCAGGTCAAGCTGCGGGATATCCCGGCGGGACAGGCCCTCTTTATGCAAGATGCCTGGGGCAGCGTAGTTTATCTGATCCTCGCCGGCTGGGCTAAGGTGCGGCGGGCTTTGCGGGCGCAAGACAGCACCAAAACCCTTGCCTTGCTCGGGCCGGGCGCTTGGGTGGGGGAAATGGCGGTGCTGGACGAAGCCCCCCGCTCGCGGGATGTGCTGGCCCTGACCCCGCTGCGGGCGGCCGGGATCCCGGCGGCAACCTTCAAAGCGCTGATGTTGCGGGAGCCGCAACTGTGTTACCAGCTGGCCTGCAGCCTCTCCCGTCGCCTGCGCCTGGCCAATTTGCAGGCCGATCTGGATCGACAAAGCCCCCCGCTGCGGGTGGTGCATGCGCTGGTACAACTGGCAGAGGCCTTTGGCGAGAAAACCGAGCAGGGCGTGCGCATTGTTTACCCTCCCCTCCAGGATTTGGCCGATATCAGCCAGGTCAGCCGGGAGGTAGCGGCGGCGGTGCTGGGCCGCCTGCAACAGCAAGGGGTGATTCAGGTGTTGCCGGAGCACCAGTCTCTGCTGCTGGTGCAGTACGCCAAACTGGTAGAGGCCACCCGCCTGCTCTAG
- a CDS encoding NADPH-dependent FMN reductase, with amino-acid sequence MSPSTLQAPTVDWQAVMAEASGACFVAIGGSLRPNSLTYQALEVVRREFERLRLLLHILDLRQMKLPFADGSESYPDYPDVEVLRATMKRADGIILASPEYHGGISGSLKNALDLLSFEHLEGKVFGLISVLGGESNSNTLNQMRLIVRWVHGWAIPEQIAIGRAWSAFDEQGNLKDENLRQRLQRFVQSLVTNTSKLRGSRLPAP; translated from the coding sequence ATGTCTCCTTCAACCCTGCAAGCCCCTACTGTCGATTGGCAAGCCGTCATGGCTGAAGCCTCTGGAGCTTGTTTCGTGGCCATCGGCGGCAGCTTGCGGCCCAATTCTTTGACTTATCAGGCGCTAGAGGTGGTGCGGCGCGAGTTTGAGAGGTTGAGGCTTCTCTTGCACATCCTCGACCTGCGGCAAATGAAGTTGCCCTTTGCCGATGGTTCGGAATCCTACCCGGACTATCCCGACGTGGAGGTTTTGCGGGCAACAATGAAGCGGGCCGATGGGATCATCCTGGCTAGCCCTGAGTACCACGGCGGCATCAGCGGCAGCCTGAAGAATGCTCTCGATCTCTTGAGCTTTGAACACTTAGAGGGCAAGGTCTTCGGGCTGATCAGCGTTTTGGGCGGTGAGAGCAACAGCAATACCCTCAACCAGATGCGTTTAATTGTGCGGTGGGTGCATGGCTGGGCGATCCCGGAGCAGATTGCCATTGGTCGGGCTTGGAGCGCCTTCGATGAGCAGGGCAACCTCAAGGACGAAAACCTACGCCAGCGCTTGCAACGCTTTGTGCAGAGCTTGGTCACCAACACCTCCAAACTGCGCGGGTCCCGGCTCCCAGCTCCTTGA
- a CDS encoding GAF domain-containing sensor histidine kinase has translation MVQPPSPYSSSGAGAISPLVALQATLQQMREQSDANALIQLTLEYVKAVFGAPLIWLAFYDYQNHQLLGQGGFSLVEEPTLLRGVHPLQPGEILEQVVIEQRPISVPDLSQEPRMGLWQREARRLGGIQGCFIYPFSAAGRRRCLGILMLGSQMWGVTTREEEKALLGILLGQLAASLQELENAWRQQSEKRLEDSLLRLGTAICQAGSLQERVSLVRQELQTCLGAVHIQVYWHERSRGRFVPHGSASRPSQPPTPAPMSKEAKAGAASPGDGGLSLRELGDMYYTLADGQVVVGGTGTTRSEIPLKLMQQLRAQAALAAPILLEKDLLGFIWVQSDVPRTWQAVERQLVAAAANGLALAAPLENLDRRIRQLADEQEFVQQVGRSLYNPAELPQALQQAVVGLGQRLQASAVAVLTVDPDRPNPRLFSEYRSEGKQALPPQFSSLSEQDWQDLLRSEVVAAENYNQDLRLLSWRQELAPLGVRSLMLTHTGASGTATPEGLILVLHPRPRAWSREERQLLRGTAQQVGLLLRQLRSQQRQERQEHLLSGLIATCLTLQNLATPEALYATIAQQAAQLLQIPLALVVSWQPGESRACLQPPFAAAPEFCPSGPTEINRQDPLLAAALQARGPLLLAQDQIPAASRAWLNSVGLGSWLLVPLGETDPSLPEPLGVLILGAEADRVWEAEEQAAVTLMAQTCGWTLRRLLWVQTLQERQEVLSELNWYKHRRLLDLQNALLDGLRRLGQVPGIRGDEATRWQKVVEIGRELRDLAVFAEPLLQTETWQVQPQLLSVPLATLVRKSLRRVEGLTQKRKLWPRAHGDLSLVVQGDVGRLEMILWEVLLAAALRSPEGGRLDLWSQATEGYAELLVVDQGSFDPHLLTALQWDPQQVIYADPLFQSPLSASPGLELGLCQRLLQRMGGQLSFYSSGDGRSVARLLLPLAGKELRPPAVASGGQGPQQPKQGQQGQRPAI, from the coding sequence ATGGTTCAACCTCCTTCCCCCTATTCTTCCAGTGGAGCTGGGGCCATCTCTCCCCTAGTTGCCCTACAGGCAACCTTGCAACAGATGCGGGAGCAGAGCGATGCCAATGCCCTCATTCAGCTCACGCTGGAGTATGTCAAGGCGGTGTTTGGGGCGCCGCTGATCTGGCTGGCCTTTTATGACTATCAAAATCACCAGTTGCTGGGTCAGGGAGGGTTTAGCCTTGTGGAGGAGCCAACTCTCTTGCGAGGGGTGCATCCCCTGCAGCCGGGGGAGATCTTGGAGCAGGTGGTGATCGAGCAGCGGCCCATCAGCGTGCCCGATCTTTCCCAGGAGCCGCGCATGGGCCTTTGGCAGCGGGAAGCCAGGCGCCTGGGCGGGATCCAAGGCTGCTTCATCTACCCCTTTTCAGCAGCAGGGCGGCGGCGCTGCCTGGGGATCCTGATGCTGGGATCCCAGATGTGGGGGGTTACCACCCGCGAGGAAGAGAAAGCGCTCCTGGGGATTTTGCTGGGCCAGTTGGCCGCCTCTTTGCAGGAGCTGGAAAATGCCTGGAGGCAGCAGAGCGAAAAACGCCTTGAGGATTCGCTCCTGAGGCTGGGAACGGCGATATGCCAGGCGGGATCCCTGCAGGAACGGGTCAGCCTGGTGAGGCAGGAGCTGCAGACTTGCCTGGGCGCCGTCCATATCCAGGTGTACTGGCACGAGCGCAGCCGGGGGCGGTTTGTTCCCCATGGAAGCGCCTCTAGACCCAGCCAGCCACCTACTCCTGCCCCCATGTCCAAAGAGGCCAAAGCAGGAGCAGCGTCGCCAGGAGATGGCGGCCTTTCGCTGCGGGAGTTGGGAGATATGTACTACACCCTCGCCGATGGCCAGGTGGTGGTAGGCGGCACAGGGACGACCCGCTCCGAGATCCCCCTCAAGCTGATGCAGCAGTTGCGGGCCCAGGCGGCCTTGGCCGCCCCCATCTTGCTGGAGAAAGATCTGCTGGGGTTCATTTGGGTGCAATCGGATGTGCCCCGCACCTGGCAAGCTGTGGAGCGCCAGTTGGTGGCCGCCGCCGCCAATGGGCTGGCCTTAGCCGCCCCCCTGGAAAATCTGGATCGCCGCATCCGCCAGTTGGCCGACGAGCAAGAGTTTGTGCAGCAGGTGGGCCGTTCGCTTTACAACCCGGCGGAGCTGCCGCAGGCTCTCCAGCAAGCCGTCGTCGGCCTGGGCCAGCGTCTGCAAGCCAGTGCGGTGGCCGTCCTGACAGTGGATCCCGATAGGCCGAACCCCCGCCTCTTCTCCGAGTACCGCAGCGAGGGCAAGCAGGCTCTGCCGCCGCAGTTCAGCTCCTTAAGCGAGCAAGACTGGCAGGATCTGCTGCGCAGCGAGGTGGTGGCGGCGGAAAACTACAACCAGGATCTGCGCCTGCTCTCCTGGCGGCAAGAACTGGCCCCTTTGGGGGTGCGCTCCCTCATGCTGACTCATACCGGCGCCAGCGGCACTGCCACCCCCGAAGGGCTGATCCTAGTGCTCCACCCGCGGCCAAGGGCTTGGAGCCGAGAAGAACGGCAACTGCTGCGCGGGACTGCCCAACAAGTGGGATTGCTCCTGCGGCAACTTCGGTCTCAGCAACGGCAGGAACGGCAAGAGCACTTGCTCAGCGGCCTGATCGCCACTTGTCTGACTTTGCAAAACCTGGCCACCCCTGAGGCTCTCTACGCCACCATCGCCCAACAGGCGGCCCAACTCCTCCAGATCCCTTTGGCGCTGGTGGTCAGTTGGCAGCCGGGGGAGAGCCGGGCCTGCTTGCAGCCGCCCTTTGCCGCTGCCCCCGAGTTCTGCCCCAGCGGCCCCACTGAGATCAATCGGCAGGATCCCTTGCTGGCCGCTGCGCTGCAGGCGAGGGGTCCCCTCCTGCTTGCCCAAGACCAGATCCCGGCTGCCAGCCGCGCCTGGTTAAACTCGGTGGGCCTGGGATCCTGGCTGCTGGTGCCCTTGGGGGAGACGGATCCCTCGCTGCCGGAGCCCCTGGGGGTTTTGATCCTGGGAGCAGAGGCGGACAGAGTCTGGGAGGCAGAGGAGCAGGCGGCTGTGACGTTGATGGCCCAAACCTGTGGCTGGACGCTGCGGCGCTTGCTTTGGGTGCAAACTTTGCAGGAGCGGCAGGAGGTGCTCAGCGAGTTGAATTGGTACAAGCACCGCCGCCTGCTGGATCTGCAAAATGCCCTGCTGGACGGCCTGCGCCGCCTTGGCCAAGTGCCGGGCATCCGGGGAGATGAGGCCACCCGCTGGCAAAAGGTGGTGGAAATCGGCAGGGAGCTGCGGGATCTGGCCGTCTTCGCCGAGCCGCTGTTGCAGACGGAAACGTGGCAGGTGCAGCCGCAGTTGCTGTCGGTGCCCCTAGCAACCTTGGTGCGCAAAAGCCTGCGCCGAGTGGAGGGCCTGACCCAAAAACGCAAGCTGTGGCCGCGCGCCCACGGCGACCTCAGCCTCGTCGTCCAGGGCGATGTCGGGCGATTGGAGATGATCCTCTGGGAAGTGCTGCTGGCCGCTGCCTTGCGCAGCCCGGAGGGGGGGCGGCTGGATCTGTGGAGCCAAGCCACAGAGGGCTATGCAGAGCTGCTGGTGGTGGATCAGGGCAGCTTCGATCCCCACCTGCTGACGGCCTTGCAATGGGATCCGCAACAGGTCATCTACGCCGATCCCCTCTTCCAATCGCCGCTCTCGGCGAGCCCCGGCCTGGAACTTGGCCTGTGCCAACGGCTACTGCAGCGGATGGGAGGGCAGCTCTCCTTCTATTCCTCTGGGGATGGGCGCTCCGTTGCCCGGCTGCTCCTGCCGCTGGCTGGCAAGGAACTGCGTCCCCCGGCCGTAGCCTCAGGGGGACAAGGCCCTCAGCAGCCAAAACAGGGGCAGCAGGGCCAGCGCCCCGCGATCTAG
- a CDS encoding energy-coupling factor transporter transmembrane component T family protein codes for MDILRNAPLGIYLEEPRTWLHRLDPRVKLAWLLSFLLSPILAGNGWRLAVVAVLLFLTVAARLPRRVWSGQLSLVLALSLLTFGITSFAPDGLGVFPQPQRQDAQVVGYGLIPGYDGGVEEGSRAAAKRAWREQTRAWPTPYRYRLLQVSLGERTFQVSRRSLSVALRLGTLIFTLLYATNLFLLTTAPEEITEGIGHLVQPLKRWGWPVAEVILTLTLALRFLPLVMEEVQNLVRAVRTRDVRWGSLSFRGGIQTLLALVERFFENLLLRAEQTAMAMQARGLTGPDHPLRWHRLHLRQLDRGALALLPLFWLLRALSP; via the coding sequence GTGGATATTCTGCGCAATGCCCCGCTGGGAATCTACCTGGAAGAGCCGCGCACCTGGCTGCACCGCCTCGATCCGCGCGTGAAGCTGGCCTGGCTGCTCAGCTTTCTGCTCAGCCCAATTTTGGCTGGCAATGGCTGGCGCCTGGCCGTGGTGGCGGTTCTGTTGTTCTTGACGGTGGCAGCCCGCCTGCCGCGTCGGGTCTGGTCGGGCCAGCTCTCGCTGGTGTTAGCCCTCAGCCTGCTCACTTTTGGGATCACCAGCTTCGCTCCCGATGGGTTGGGGGTTTTCCCGCAGCCGCAGCGGCAGGACGCGCAGGTGGTGGGCTATGGGCTCATCCCCGGCTATGACGGGGGGGTGGAAGAGGGATCCCGCGCAGCAGCCAAGCGGGCCTGGCGGGAGCAAACCCGTGCCTGGCCGACTCCCTACCGCTACCGCTTGCTGCAGGTTTCCCTAGGGGAGCGAACCTTTCAGGTGTCCCGCCGTTCCCTGTCGGTGGCTTTGCGGCTGGGCACCCTCATCTTTACGCTGCTCTACGCCACCAATTTGTTTTTGCTGACCACAGCCCCAGAAGAGATCACAGAGGGGATCGGCCACCTGGTGCAGCCTCTAAAACGCTGGGGATGGCCAGTTGCGGAGGTGATCCTCACTCTCACCTTGGCGCTGCGCTTTCTGCCGCTGGTGATGGAGGAGGTGCAAAACCTGGTGCGGGCGGTGCGCACCCGCGATGTCCGCTGGGGATCCCTCAGCTTCCGGGGCGGGATCCAAACCCTGCTGGCTCTGGTGGAGCGCTTTTTTGAAAACCTGCTCCTGCGAGCAGAGCAGACAGCCATGGCCATGCAGGCGCGTGGGCTGACCGGCCCCGACCACCCCTTGCGCTGGCACCGCCTACACCTGCGGCAGCTAGATCGCGGGGCGCTGGCCCTGCTGCCCCTGTTTTGGCTGCTGAGGGCCTTGTCCCCCTGA
- a CDS encoding sigma-70 family RNA polymerase sigma factor, with the protein MDAALSDISGQRWSVWVKDVPVRPEKLADVDLVLLCQQGSRPHREAFAELIRRHQAYVDKVLYHLAPDWPDRHDLAQEVWIRAYRHLKRLQEPAKFRSWLGRIATNLFYDELRKRKRQQQPLSLDAPISMRDSEVEWELPSESPSPHEHLTTCEFYEQLHQAVRDLPQVFRQTILLREIQGMAYEEIAEITGVSLGTVKSRIARARARLQSTLKPYLDGE; encoded by the coding sequence ATGGATGCTGCCCTCAGCGACATCAGTGGCCAGCGCTGGTCGGTCTGGGTGAAGGACGTGCCTGTGCGGCCCGAAAAGCTCGCTGACGTGGATCTGGTGCTGCTCTGCCAGCAGGGATCCCGGCCCCACCGCGAGGCCTTCGCTGAGCTGATACGCCGTCACCAGGCCTATGTGGACAAGGTGCTCTACCACCTGGCCCCCGACTGGCCTGACCGGCACGACCTGGCCCAGGAAGTCTGGATCCGGGCCTACCGCCACCTAAAGCGGCTGCAGGAGCCGGCGAAGTTTCGCAGTTGGTTGGGGCGGATTGCCACCAACCTGTTCTATGACGAGCTGCGCAAGCGCAAACGGCAGCAGCAGCCCCTTTCTTTGGATGCCCCGATTTCGATGCGGGACAGTGAGGTGGAATGGGAGCTGCCCAGCGAGAGCCCTAGCCCCCATGAGCACCTCACCACCTGCGAGTTTTACGAGCAATTGCACCAAGCCGTCCGCGACCTGCCTCAGGTTTTTCGCCAGACAATCCTGCTGCGGGAAATTCAGGGGATGGCCTACGAGGAAATTGCCGAGATCACAGGAGTGTCTTTGGGCACCGTTAAGTCTCGCATTGCCCGCGCCCGCGCCCGCTTACAATCCACCCTAAAACCCTACCTCGATGGTGAATGA